Proteins from a single region of Lysinibacillus sp. JNUCC-52:
- a CDS encoding MFS transporter produces MKKFIYLIIFFSFFDLFTQLPVMSTYAESLGASAFLTGLAVGMYSLSNTFGNIISGFLTDRKGPFIILIIGLLTTGLSLTLYNLVEAPLALLIVRFIHGLVAGFIVPAAFTFLANATEQEKRGKGSAISGAFVGIAAIIGPAFSGILASRTSVPFVFNITASCMLLLGILSFFLLNSNKVKKEKSSSSTYIPISVFFNNAGTLKAFSGAFFLMFSQGVIAYLLPLKVQSLGFDSRLSGTLMSAFGIVAVLVFILPSNRIFDKVAPVKTLSLGIALMGLSQILISQADSSMLLYIAMACYGIGFGLLFPSVNSLLIDSTTVEIRGKAYGYFYAFFSLGVVLGSSLLGWLSLGVVSGFIFTGIVLITFAGVTLIPNKQGLFHKPL; encoded by the coding sequence ATGAAAAAATTTATCTATTTGATTATATTCTTTTCATTTTTTGACCTATTTACTCAGCTGCCTGTAATGAGTACATATGCAGAATCTTTAGGTGCTTCTGCCTTTTTAACTGGACTTGCTGTTGGTATGTATTCTCTTTCCAATACGTTCGGGAATATTATTTCTGGCTTTTTAACCGATCGTAAAGGACCTTTTATCATTTTAATTATTGGCCTTCTAACAACAGGGCTTTCGCTAACATTATATAATTTAGTCGAAGCACCACTTGCCCTTTTAATAGTCCGCTTTATTCATGGACTAGTTGCTGGTTTTATCGTTCCTGCTGCTTTCACATTTTTAGCTAATGCTACTGAGCAAGAGAAACGCGGCAAAGGCAGTGCTATTTCTGGAGCATTTGTAGGTATTGCAGCCATAATCGGGCCAGCTTTTAGTGGTATCTTAGCAAGCCGTACTAGTGTGCCTTTTGTCTTTAATATTACGGCAAGTTGTATGCTATTGTTAGGAATCCTTTCTTTCTTTTTACTAAATTCGAATAAAGTTAAAAAAGAAAAGTCTTCTTCTAGTACCTATATCCCTATTAGTGTATTTTTTAATAATGCAGGAACATTAAAGGCTTTCTCAGGCGCATTCTTTTTAATGTTTTCTCAAGGAGTCATTGCCTATTTATTACCTTTAAAAGTTCAATCTTTAGGTTTTGATTCACGCTTAAGCGGTACATTAATGAGTGCTTTTGGTATTGTTGCTGTACTAGTATTTATTTTACCGAGTAACCGCATTTTCGATAAAGTTGCCCCAGTTAAAACATTATCGCTTGGCATTGCTTTAATGGGCTTAAGTCAAATATTGATCAGTCAGGCTGATTCGAGTATGTTACTTTACATAGCAATGGCTTGTTACGGCATTGGTTTCGGTTTGTTGTTCCCGTCTGTAAATTCATTATTAATTGATTCTACGACTGTTGAAATCCGTGGGAAAGCATACGGATATTTTTATGCCTTTTTCTCATTAGGAGTGGTACTAGGCTCCTCATTACTCGGATGGTTATCACTCGGTGTAGTCAGCGGATTTATTTTCACAGGAATTGTGTTAATCACTTTCGCTGGTGTTACCCTTATTCCAAATAAACAAGGACTTTTCCATAAGCCGCTCTAA
- a CDS encoding succinate CoA transferase, protein MDANIQKRLGLKELESKIVSAEAAAALISNGDVVGMSGFTRAGDAKVVPMALVERAKNEEFKIDVYTGASLGPEVDKYLAEAGAIRKRGPFQGDSGIRNLINSGDVLYVDAHLSHNAELVRQGIIGPIKYLILEAVAITEDGYIIPTNSVGNSPIFAQYAENIIIELNISHPEALIGIHDIYVPGEQGNREAIPMTDAMQRIGEIGIKVDPAKIKAIVISEEPDAPSLIVPPDEETQTMANILLDFFRDEIKAGRLTKQLMPLQSGVGSVANAVLDGFADSEFEDLVVASEVLQDAVFNLIDAGKVKFAAATSITLTEELQQKVYGNLEKYADKICLRPQEISNHPELIRRLGLISINTALELDIYGNVNSTHVSGTRMMNGIGGSGDFARNARLGIFVTKSYAKGGAISSIVPMVSHVDHTEHDVDVIITEQGIADLRGLAPKERVPLIIENCAHPDYKEQLWDYYNRAIEATGNQQTPHILEEALSWHVNLAKNKTMKKEIAKA, encoded by the coding sequence ATGGATGCAAATATTCAAAAACGCCTAGGTTTAAAAGAACTTGAAAGTAAAATTGTTTCTGCTGAAGCAGCAGCAGCACTTATTTCTAACGGTGATGTAGTTGGTATGAGTGGTTTTACTCGTGCTGGGGATGCAAAAGTTGTTCCAATGGCATTAGTTGAGCGTGCAAAAAATGAAGAATTTAAAATTGATGTATACACAGGTGCATCATTAGGGCCAGAAGTAGATAAATACTTAGCTGAAGCTGGTGCAATTCGTAAACGCGGACCATTCCAAGGAGATTCGGGTATCCGTAACTTAATTAACTCTGGTGATGTCCTATATGTAGACGCTCACCTTTCTCATAATGCTGAGTTAGTACGTCAAGGAATTATTGGACCAATTAAATATTTAATTCTTGAAGCAGTTGCTATTACTGAAGATGGTTATATTATCCCAACAAACTCTGTTGGTAACTCACCAATCTTTGCACAATACGCAGAAAACATTATTATCGAGTTAAACATTTCTCATCCAGAAGCTTTAATTGGTATTCATGATATTTATGTACCTGGAGAACAAGGTAATCGTGAAGCTATTCCAATGACAGATGCTATGCAACGCATTGGTGAAATCGGTATCAAAGTTGATCCAGCTAAAATTAAAGCGATTGTTATTTCTGAAGAGCCCGATGCTCCTTCATTAATCGTACCACCAGATGAAGAAACACAAACAATGGCTAACATTCTATTAGACTTCTTCCGCGATGAAATTAAAGCGGGTCGTTTAACAAAACAATTAATGCCATTACAATCTGGTGTAGGTTCAGTAGCAAATGCTGTACTTGATGGCTTTGCAGATTCTGAATTTGAAGATTTAGTTGTTGCATCAGAAGTACTTCAAGATGCTGTATTTAACTTAATCGATGCTGGTAAAGTTAAATTCGCAGCTGCTACTTCAATTACGCTTACTGAAGAATTACAGCAAAAAGTATACGGCAATTTAGAAAAATATGCTGATAAAATTTGCTTACGTCCACAAGAAATTTCTAACCACCCAGAGCTTATCCGTCGTTTGGGATTAATTTCAATCAACACTGCTCTTGAGTTAGATATCTACGGCAACGTAAACTCAACACACGTATCAGGAACTCGTATGATGAATGGTATCGGTGGTTCTGGAGACTTTGCACGTAATGCACGTCTTGGTATTTTCGTAACTAAATCATATGCAAAAGGTGGAGCGATTTCTTCAATCGTACCGATGGTTTCTCACGTAGACCACACTGAGCATGATGTAGATGTAATTATCACTGAGCAAGGTATTGCTGACTTACGTGGTTTAGCACCAAAAGAACGTGTACCTTTAATTATTGAAAACTGTGCACACCCAGATTACAAAGAACAATTATGGGATTACTACAACCGTGCTATCGAAGCAACTGGTAACCAACAAACTCCTCACATTTTAGAAGAGGCTCTTTCTTGGCATGTAAACCTTGCGAAAAACAAAACAATGAAAAAAGAAATTGCTAAAGCTTAA
- a CDS encoding LytTR family DNA-binding domain-containing protein — protein sequence MDPKQIEEIMEIIKEFFPENTSIAISDTNEYLYYQPSKKVDLKIKPGDPIKEGSAAHKALSYNQKISTYIEPDVFGVAYYGMSIPLMEEGETKGAITAIFPQKPSAFLTNYITIKIDDCWYPIKHDQVIYLETQLRKTFVKTMGREGYHRLNLSDLELFLAPDSFIRCHRSYIVNIDYIDEIQPDSHSTFLLIMKDGTRIPVSQRYASYFRRSLGF from the coding sequence GTGGATCCAAAACAAATAGAAGAAATCATGGAGATTATTAAGGAGTTTTTCCCTGAGAATACTTCAATTGCAATTTCCGATACAAATGAATACTTGTACTACCAACCGAGCAAAAAGGTTGATTTAAAAATTAAGCCAGGTGACCCTATTAAAGAAGGTTCAGCTGCACATAAGGCTTTAAGCTATAATCAAAAAATCAGCACGTATATTGAACCTGATGTATTTGGTGTTGCTTACTATGGTATGAGTATTCCTTTAATGGAAGAAGGCGAGACAAAAGGTGCTATCACAGCTATCTTCCCGCAAAAACCATCTGCATTTTTAACAAACTATATCACGATTAAAATCGATGATTGTTGGTATCCAATTAAGCATGATCAAGTCATTTATCTTGAAACACAGCTTCGTAAAACATTTGTTAAAACAATGGGGCGTGAAGGCTATCACCGTTTAAATTTAAGTGATCTTGAGCTATTTTTAGCACCTGACTCATTTATTAGATGTCACCGTTCTTATATTGTAAACATTGATTACATTGATGAAATTCAGCCAGATTCACACTCAACGTTCTTATTAATAATGAAAGATGGTACGCGTATCCCTGTTAGTCAACGCTACGCAAGTTATTTCCGTCGTTCATTAGGCTTCTAA